One Leopardus geoffroyi isolate Oge1 chromosome C1, O.geoffroyi_Oge1_pat1.0, whole genome shotgun sequence DNA segment encodes these proteins:
- the TRNP1 gene encoding TMF-regulated nuclear protein 1 → MPGCRISACGPGAQEGTAEPGSPPPPPRELLSSPQPPPPTPTLTPTPAQVSSPPEAARAWAGSAEGQELQRWRQGANVGAGGTGPAGGAAAAAAGAGGRALELAEARRRLLEVEGRRRLVSELESRVLQLHRVFLAAELRLAHRAESLGRLGGGVAQAELYLAAHGSRLKKGPRRGRRGRPPALLASALGLGGCVPWGAGRLRRGHGPEPDSPFRRSPPRGPASPQR, encoded by the coding sequence atgcCGGGCTGCCGCATCAGCGCCTGCGGCCCGGGGGCCCAGGAAGGGACGGCGGAACCGgggtccccgccgccgccgccccgggaGCTCCTGTCGTCCCCtcagcccccgcccccaactccgACCTTGACTCCGACCCCGGCTCAGGTCTCTTCACCGCCCGAAGCGGCCCGGGCGTGGGCGGGCTCGGCGGAGGGGCAGGAGCTACAGCGCTGGCGCCAGGGCGCTAACGTGGGTGCGGGGGGCACCGGGCCGGCagggggcgcggcggcggcggcggcgggagcgggGGGCCGCGCGCTGGAGCTGGCCGAAGCGCGGCGGCGACTGCTGGAGGTGGAGGGCCGCCGGCGCCTGGTGTCGGAGCTGGAGAGCCGTGTGCTGCAGCTGCACCGCGTCTTCCTGGCGGCCGAGCTGCGCCTAGCGCACCGCGCCGAGAGCCTGGGCCGCCTGGGCGGCGGCGTGGCGCAGGCCGAGCTCTACCTGGCGGCGCACGGGTCGCGCCTCAAGAAGGGCCcgcgccgcggccgccgcggccgcccgCCCGCGCTGCTGGCCTCGGCGCTGGGCCTGGGTGGCTGCGTGCCCTGGGGCGCCGGGCGCCTGCGGCGGGGCCACGGCCCCGAGCCCGACTCGCCCTTCCGCCGAAGTCCGCCCCgcggccccgcctccccccagcGCTGA
- the TENT5B gene encoding terminal nucleotidyltransferase 5B, giving the protein MMPSESGAESPDQAAAQVGTAAASEVATAAPAGGGPDPKASSASLGRHLSGLGWPQVKRLDALLSEPIPIHGRGNFPTLSVQPRQIVQVVRSSLEERGLRVHGVRLHGSAASHVLHPESGLGYKDLDLVFRVDLRSEASFQLTKEVVLACLLDFLPAGVSRAKITPLTLKEAYVQKLVKVCTDTDRWSLISLSNKSGKNVELKFVDSVRRQFEFSVDSFQIILDSLLLFGQCSSTPMSEAFHPTVTGESLYGDFAEALDHLRHRVIATRSPEEIRGGGLLKYCHLLVRGFRPRPSTDVRALQRYMCSRFFIDFPDLAEQQRTLERYLEAHFSGADSARRYACLVTLHRVVNESTVCLMSHERRQTLDLIATLALQALAEQGPAAAAALAWRPPGPDGVVPATVSYYVTPVQPLLARAHSYPTWLPCN; this is encoded by the exons ATGATGCCGTCGGAGAGTGGAGCTGAGAGCCCGGACCAGGCAGCTGCGCAGGTGGGGACGGCTGCGGCCTCGGAGGTGGCCACGGCCGCCCCGGCAGGCGGCGGCCCCGACCCGAAGGCCTCATCGGCCTCCCTCGGACGGCACCTAAGTGGGCTAGGCTGGCCACAGGTGAAGCGACTGGATGCGCTCCTGAGCGAACCGATTCCCATTCACGGGCGCGGCAACTTCCCTACTCTGAGCGTGCAGCCCCGGCAGATTGTGCAG GTGGTCCGCAGCAGCCTAGAGGAACGGGGACTGCGCGTGCACGGTGTGCGATTGCACGGCTCGGCTGCCAGCCATGTGCTGCACCCTGAGAGTGGCCTGGGCTACAAGGACCTAGACCTGGTGTTCCGCGTGGACCTGCGCAGCGAGGCGTCCTTCCAGCTGACCAAGGAGGTGGTGCTGGCCTGCCTGCTGGACTTCCTGCCGGCCGGGGTGAGCCGGGCCAAGATCACGCCACTGACGCTCAAGGAGGCGTACGTGCAGAAGCTGGTGAAAGTGTGCACGGACACGGACCGCTGGAGCCTCATCTCGTTGTCCAACAAGAGCGGCAAGAACGTGGAGCTCAAGTTCGTGGACTCGGTCCGGCGCCAGTTTGAGTTCAGTGTGGACTCCTTCCAGATCATCCTGGACTCCCTGCTTCTCTTTGGCCAGTGCTCGTCTACGCCCATGTCTGAGGCCTTCCACCCAACGGTGACAGGTGAGAGCTTGTACGGGGACTTTGCCGAGGCGCTGGACCACCTGCGGCACCGCGTCATCGCCACGCGCAGCCCCGAGGAGATCCGCGGTGGCGGCCTCCTCAAGTACTGCCACCTCCTGGTGCGGGGCTTCAGGCCGCGGCCCAGCACCGATGTGCGCGCCCTGCAACGCTACATGTGCTCCCGCTTCTTCATCGACTTCCCAGACCTGGCGGAGCAGCAGCGCACGCTGGAGCGCTACCTGGAGGCTCATTTCAGCGGGGCCGACTCAGCCCGCCGCTACGCCTGCCTGGTGACGCTGCACCGGGTGGTCAACGAGAGCACCGTGTGCCTCATGAGCCACGAGCGTCGCCAGACGCTGGACCTCATCGCCACGCTGGCGCTCCAGGCGCTGGCTGAGCAGGGCCCCGCCGCTGCGGCCGCCCTGGCCTGGCGCCCCCCGGGCCCCGACGGGGTTGTGCCTGCCACTGTCAGTTACTACGTGACTCCTGTGCAGCCTCTGCTGGCTCGGGCCCACTCCTATCCCACCTGGCTGCCTTGTAACTGA